TCGGCGCGACCGAGCGGGGCGCGCGACGAGGTGCCGGCGAAGATGACGTCTTCCATCTTGCCGCCGCGCAACGTCTTGGCGCTGTGCTCGCCCATCACCCAGGCCAGCGCGTCAACCACGTTGGACTTGCCTGAACCATTCGGTCCGACCACCGCGGTGATGCCAGGTTCGAAGCGCAGAGTCGTGGGCGCGGCGAAGGACTTGAAGCCCTTCAGCGTCAGACTCTTGAGGTGCACGGGGTGTGAGACTACCGGTCTAGCGTTCGGCGAATCCGTCGATCGGGTCCCCGGCGTCCATCCAGTCGGCGACAACAGTGTCCACCCGACCCGGCGTGGTGCCACCCTGCAGCAGCTCCAGCAGGCGTTGGCAGTTCGCGCGGGGGCCCTGAGCGACGACGTGTACCCGGCCTCCGGGCCGGTTGGCGGCGTAGCCCGTCAGGCCCAGCTCGAGTGCCCGCGAACGCGTCCACCACCGAAATCCGACGCCCTGGACGTGGCCGTGCACCCAGGCGGACAGCCGGACGTCAGGACCGGTCACCGGAGTCGATCTCGAAGCGCACCTCGGTGCCCGATTTCAGGGTGCGTCCCACCGTGCAGACCTGATCGATCGCCCGGTGCACGACGGTCAGAAGCCGCTCCCTGTCCGCGTCATCCAGGCCCGACAGGTCCAACTTCAGGACCTCCTCCAGCAGCGGATAGCGCTCCTGCTCCCGATCAGCGGGGCCGGAGACCTCGATGGTGGCCTGATAGTCGTCGCCCAGCCGGCGGGCCAGCGGGGCGTCACTAGACATTCCGCTGCACGCGGCCAACGCGATCTTCAGCAGCTCGCCGGGGGTGAAGACGCCGGCGACGTCTTCACTGCCGATCAGCACCTGCGCGCCCCTCGAACTGCGTCCGGTGTAGCGGCGGGTCCCGGTTCGTTCCACCCATAGTTCGGTCATGGGGACATCTTGGCAGCCCCAACAGTGACCGCACCGAACGTGCGCCCCGGCTCCGCCGCGCTTGCGATCCCCGCTGGGCCAATGGCGGTGACCCGCTGCGCCCGGCTCCGCCGCGCTTGCGATCCCCGCTGGGTCAATGGCGGTGACCCGCTGCGCCCGGCTCCGCCGCGCTTGCGATCCCCGCTGGGTCAGTCGGCGACCGCCGCTGCAGGCTTTCTGCCGTACTGGCGCTCCATCATGGCCGTGTCGCCGTACACCTGCACCCGCACGGTCTTGCCGTTACGCAGGGTGTAGACCTCGGCACTGTGCCCGCGTTCGCCGCCGATCGCCGCCTCGCTGAGAACGACGACGGTCTCACCGTCGGCCAGGAAGCTCTTCGGCGTGATCGTCGGTGACTTCTGCCCCAGCTGCATCAGGAATTCCATGAGCTCCGCTTTTCCTCGATAGGTTCCGCTGATCGCACTGTCGCCGGGCTGCACCCATTCGACGTCGTCATCGAAGAGAGCCATCAGGGATTCGGTGTCGCCGGTGGCGAACGCCTGGTAGCCGTTTCGCACCAGCGTGATGTTCTGCTCAGACATCTGTCGGGTCCTTTCGTAGGTATTCGCTTGCGCCCGTCCCGCTTTCACGCATCCGAGCCGGAACATCTCACAACCGAAGACCGCTTCGAGTCGGATGCTGCGAGGCATTCATAAGGCAAGCACCGATGCTGCAAAATTGCCTCATCCCAATGGACGAGATCCGCGTAAACTTTTGCGGCAAGAAGACAGGCGTCTTCGCATCTTTCTGCAACGGGGGGCGAGCCGAATGTCCAGGCCTACAAATGGATTCAGGGCCGGCGATGAGCGACATCGATGAATTCTCACAACTGATCGCTCGTATTTACTCCGCGGCGCTGGTGCCCGACGAATGGGATCCCACCATGGCCGCCATCGCCGACGCCTTCACGGCGCATACCGCATCGCTGGTGCTCTCCGACAGCGGCTCGCGCACGCTCAAGCACGCGCAGATGCCGATGTCAGCGGCTGCGTCCTACACGGCATATTACGAACGGCTGGATCACGTTCTCTACGCCGTCGAGACCGGACGCGAGGGTGTGGTGCGGACCGGCGCTGAACTCATGTGGCCCTACCAGAATTGTGAATTTCAGGTCGACTGGGCTCGCCCAAATGGGCTGCACGACGGACTCTTCGTTCGGCTCACCTCCGGAACGACGATGACGAGCCTGGCCATCGCGAATGCGAGACAATCGGAGCGGTTCGACAGTCCCGAACATCTCGCATTGATGCACCGCCTCATTCCGCATTTGCAACAAGCGTTGCGCATCCAGGACCGCCTCGAAGATCTCGATCGCCGCAATGGCGATCTCGCGGAGGCAAGCGAAGCCGTCAATCACGGAATCGTCATCGTCGAAGGGCGGCGGTACATCTACGCCAACCGTGCCGCGGAACGCATTCTGGCCGCCGACGACGGCTTGCGCATCGAAAGAGGCTGCATCACCGCGGAGTCGTCGCACGCCGACACCGAGCTGGGTTACAGCATCGCCCGACTGTCCAAGTCCGACGGTCAAGACATCTGGGGCGGATCATTCCTGTGCGCACGCCCCTCGGGGCGGCGTCCTTACATCATTCACGTTCTGCCGGTCGAAGCGAATTCCTTTGCGGCGCTGCACCATGGACGCGCCATGGTGATCATCGTCGACCCCGAACGACAGCCGGAACCACCAGCGATACTGCTGCGGCGCCTGTACGGGCTGACGAAGGCCGAGGCGCAGGTCGCGCTCTTGGTGATGCGAGGCGAGGGGCTGACTCCGATCGCCGAAGAGCTGTCGGTGTCGCTGACCACCGTGAAGACCCACCTCCGGCACATTTTCGACAAGACCGGAATCCATCGCCAGGCCGAACTCGTTCGGCTGCTGATTCTGCTCGATCCCGTT
The window above is part of the Mycolicibacter sp. MU0102 genome. Proteins encoded here:
- a CDS encoding acylphosphatase, with translation MTGPDVRLSAWVHGHVQGVGFRWWTRSRALELGLTGYAANRPGGRVHVVAQGPRANCQRLLELLQGGTTPGRVDTVVADWMDAGDPIDGFAER
- a CDS encoding nuclear transport factor 2 family protein yields the protein MSEQNITLVRNGYQAFATGDTESLMALFDDDVEWVQPGDSAISGTYRGKAELMEFLMQLGQKSPTITPKSFLADGETVVVLSEAAIGGERGHSAEVYTLRNGKTVRVQVYGDTAMMERQYGRKPAAAVAD
- a CDS encoding OsmC family protein, translated to MTELWVERTGTRRYTGRSSRGAQVLIGSEDVAGVFTPGELLKIALAACSGMSSDAPLARRLGDDYQATIEVSGPADREQERYPLLEEVLKLDLSGLDDADRERLLTVVHRAIDQVCTVGRTLKSGTEVRFEIDSGDRS
- a CDS encoding helix-turn-helix transcriptional regulator, whose product is MSDIDEFSQLIARIYSAALVPDEWDPTMAAIADAFTAHTASLVLSDSGSRTLKHAQMPMSAAASYTAYYERLDHVLYAVETGREGVVRTGAELMWPYQNCEFQVDWARPNGLHDGLFVRLTSGTTMTSLAIANARQSERFDSPEHLALMHRLIPHLQQALRIQDRLEDLDRRNGDLAEASEAVNHGIVIVEGRRYIYANRAAERILAADDGLRIERGCITAESSHADTELGYSIARLSKSDGQDIWGGSFLCARPSGRRPYIIHVLPVEANSFAALHHGRAMVIIVDPERQPEPPAILLRRLYGLTKAEAQVALLVMRGEGLTPIAEELSVSLTTVKTHLRHIFDKTGIHRQAELVRLLILLDPVHG